From the Trifolium pratense cultivar HEN17-A07 linkage group LG4, ARS_RC_1.1, whole genome shotgun sequence genome, the window GTTTGAGCATAAatccacccaaaaatcccatttttcatgttataaaccctaaataagttcatattcaagtataacaagcatatctaaacacaaaaggacagttcatttcaccgatctacatcataaacatcgaaaaagtagagattaaacactttttcatcaaaactctcaagaacactaagttcttgagtttaatctttcatacaacTCGTTTTTACCATagttttcgttcattaatcatgttaaaagcatgttaagcatattaagaaccttaggaacgatttccatcaagaaaatccgttctaagctaaaacgaaaatggggtggaggaagttcgggtgaggagaaatcgacattctccccttcctcgagtcacccacgaatatgaaatctactctcttaccttagatcgacgaactcacgaagattgctcctcgaatctctcctccaagctcttgccctagctctcctctttcacaagaacatgaaaaatgaactctttctctctcaacgggcttcatatagcgcccccccccccccccccctcatgagacaaggcccattgggcctcaagcccaatagcttggcccaactcgcgcgttaactaaaactctcgataaataacttaaagttactatcttacttaaaaactacgtcaccaaataattaaacacttaaatagtgaataataaatttgggtcgttacaataaATATTATGATGTATCATTGAAATATTTCCATGTCATAAAGCCTTCAAAAATCTTGAACATGAGATTCCAgtcatttattataaatatcttgACTAACCGGACTAAGATTAATGTAGTAAAGAAGTCcaatcatgaaatatttttggctaaattgcacATTTGGCtccttaatttattttgtgGTTTGACTTTGGTCCATAACTATTTTTTGTCCCgtttttcttccatttcttcaattaaaattgaataaaccatcaatttagtccctataTTGTCACACTCTCTCCAAATTAGTCCctaaaatatctaaatataataagtaGTCCTTAAACTATATGAAATTCGTCGATTCAATCCCTTAAGTATATAAAAAAACCAGCAACTTAGTCCCTCACATCTTAATAGcagagactaaattgatggatTTTATATACTCTAGGGACTACTTATTAAGTTATTATATATTGACATAGTTTATGTACTAAATTGAAGTCAATGTGATAGTTTAATTACTAAATTGATGATTTCATGGTACTAAATGAGACTAAAACGGaacaaaaaataagatataagcGAATTGAGCTATAGATATCTTGTTAAGATTTCCATGGTttggagaaaatggagaaaactttagaaagtcttcaagatagtaaaaatcataaggattcatatttgataaaagatgatgaaaatagtacaatgatggctcttatatagagcaatttaggggttaactaactaactaactaaccacctaataacaaactataacaaactcatataaactctaactaactaatagaaactactaactaatcaccattattcttaacatcctccctcaaactcaacattggaaaattttccaatttgagtttgaatcaCAATGAAAATACAAACTAAAATTCTATTGCATCAAACATGAGACCCACGTCCAATAGGAATCCAACCATGCGATCCAGGGCTCAAACATGAAAAGAATCCAAGCTTCATCATTCTCCTAAACCTTAATAGCAGTAACAAGGTTTTGGCATATCTCAGTAACCTCACAAAATAAACTGCAACAGTAGCAATTCATGGCAGCTTGTGCACAATTCTTAGCCAACAAAATAAACCAAAGAAGTAGTAGGGGCATTCCATCATAATATGAATTTGCCTCTAGAACAAGCTTGAGATCATTacaaaataatcaacaaactcTAACCAAGAGCCCTTCATTCCAATAATATCTCTAATGTCCTCAAGCAATGAAACAGAGAGTTTGAGGCTTCAAATTAAATTGCCAATCACTAAAATCTGCTGCTCCAAATTGAATTCCTCTCAAACACATCTAACAATCCAACACCAGTAAGCTAAAATCCACATTGGAAAGTAGtaaattcaaacaaattttactCTACAATTGGTGCTGCCACTTGTATGCAACCAAAAGTATCAATAACAGTGATACAAAAGCCAAACCTTCAACAACCATTTGATTGACCAAAAACATTCAGAACCTGATAACGCTTCAACTCTATAAACCTTCAGAACAAAACTTGAACAATGTTGTAGAACTAACTTCTATATTGTAATAGCCTCCCTTAAACTCATAGCAAGAGAATCCTTGGTatgagtttgaaaaaaaaaaaaccaagcgCCAAACAGAACCAAAACTGATTAATCAACTTCAACAAATATCATCAACTATTTCAATTCTTAGAGCTGCTcccaaaaaaattccaaaacatGGATGAAATTTCAAACTCAAGACTACAATAAAATCCAATTACGGATGATAGATGCAAAAGTTTGAAGTTGTATCAGAAGGTATACCAGAGGCCAGATTGAGTTGTGAAGCAAACTTGAGTTCAGAAGCCAGTTTGAGTTCAGAGTCAATGAAGGACGATGGAGATTCTGAATCACTGACCTGTGTGTGCTTTTCTTCTGAAGTGAGGATAGTAGTTAGAGACTTTAACTGTGATCGGTGACGATTCCCGCCGGGATCGAAAACAAGGACGATGAATTCAACGGAAAATTCAACAACGAACACGATGAGCAAACCAAAGGTTGACGGTGAGACGAATATCATCGCACCATAAAGTAGCTTTACAGAGAGAGGCGTAACCACACCGCCGGGATCAAAAACAGTGTCGAGAATACCATAGAGATCGAGATGCTCAAAGTGATTTGCAGCAGAAACGGGAAAAATTGAATTGCGAGATTCCAATACCTCTACAATGATGGCAAGACTGTGTTCAATTGATTCCAATCTTGGCGAAACCAGATCTTGTTCGATGAAGACGTCGACGAAACGATCAATTGcagaaaaagaaatttcagataACAACTTATGATTCGATGTTTGTGGCTTGAATTTCTGCAATTTTTCTTCTACCTTCGCCTCTTGATTCAACAGATCCAGATTCTtcaatttctcattttcttctgAAGCGGAAAACGCGGATTCGATGCTGCAGCTTGAATCAACGAGAGTACATGTTATTTTCCCGATCTTGACAGTGCAGTCTTTGATCTCTGGTTTCACAAACTCAATCGATTTGATCAGAACAATTTCCGAATGAAAATTACCAAACCTGGTAGATGAAACAAGAACAGAGGTAGATGGTGATGAAATCTCCCCCTCTGCCTCTGGAATTGAATCACTCAAAAGTTCTTGAACATGAATTGAAGATTCTTGTGGTGATTTTCGAAGTGGTGGAAGTGGCAAGAATTTCTTCTCCATCTTCGATTTCTTCCACAAGTGACAATAAATGGAGTGAACCATTAGAAATGAAGGTGGATCAAAAAGTACAGTGTAAATTTCTTTGTGGTAAGCAATGGAGGGATTCTCCGGTATCGGTACAATGGCGGAAGCGGGACGGATTCTCGATGATCGAAACCGAGGCgatgataccatgttaagatttccatggtttggagaaaatggagaaaactttagaaagtcttcaagatagtaaaaatcataaggattcatatttgataaaagatgatgaaaatagtacaatgatggctcttatatagagcaatttaggggttaactaactaactaactaaccacctaataacaaactataacaaactcatataaactctaactaactaataGAAACTACTAACTAATCACCATTATTCTTAACATATCTAAGCAATTATTCTTCAGCATATGTTGCATAATGTCAATGCAGTATCCTTAAACTGATAAAAAGGACTTGTACAGTATCAATTATAagttatttgaaatttataacaAAGAAATATGAATGATCAATAACAATAAGCTAGTTATTAAAATCAATATAAGATTGGATGATCTAGTGGAATAAATCAATCATTTCAATGAATACATTTATGATTGAAATTGAGAGTGGATGTGTAGGTAACCCTAACCTGCTTCGCTGAAGTGATACACAAATTATGCATCGAGAGATACATGAAGGATGATATCTTCAACTTAGAAGTAAGTAAATCGGTGACTGCATTGgataaatttcaaagattatGTTTGGTTTTGTTGAGACTTGAGATATGCACtatttaattttgtattattaaGATATGCCGTTCTTTGTAAATATTAGGTATTTTCATAGTATATAATTCTGATTTTATTAGGATTGATATATGATTGGTTTAGTCTATTGATAGATTTATCGCCTTAGTTAAGGAATTCTCCTTATACAGTTttgattataaataatattaagcTGAAATATATCTTTTAAGCTATTCAGCACCAAAAACTTTATTCTCAAGTTGGTATTAGAGTTTGGTTCAATCAAAGACTTGTGGTGTATATGTAAAATCGCTTCATGTTTGTTACCAAATTGGATTACACGATATTATGTAAAGTTGCTTCTTGTTTGTTACCAAAttgatttttctaattttttttaatgtgctCAAGGCTTGCATTCTTCCGACTCCAAAAGGAGATACCTGGACAAATTATGCTAGATGCGCCAACCAGTTTCTACAGgacactagtacaaatatgacatattacacatcagacgagcatatgtcagatgtaaaaggctaTATGGAGTAGCCTTTTCATCTGGCTTTaatatccacagatgtaaaaaataaatagacaagactttttacatctgacttcaatgtaccagaagcataactaaacgcggtggcaatcttgtaattatggtgaaaattatctaaaatatgtaTGTATCTGACCATATTTAAccacagatgtaaaaagtcagattaaataaaaaaaaaaaaatttttttggaACAAGGTAATATAATGTATCTGATATATCTCTCTCCCAattatcaaaagaaataaaCCCAGCAACACCCACCTATCACCTTCACGTACGAAGAACCAAAACCCCTCTCACCTTCACGTACACGAACCCAGCGCCGTCCTCACCTTCAATTCGCATCCCAAAACGCAGCAACCCAGAGCCGTCCTCACCTTCGCAAGAACCAGCGTCGTCCTCTCTCTCAACTCACCACCAGCGCCGTCCCCTCTCACGaaccctaactccaaatcaaagcttctctttctttctccggcctctactctcacgaatcgaagcttgtttttctctctcacatcgattcaggtactcttctttcttttttaatcctttttaaatattttcctttttaattgtTACGTGGTTATGTGGTTTTGATGGGAGATGGGTATGATTATGGTGGAAGTGTGTGGTGAGGAATTTGTTTTCACGCATAGAAGAAGGTCTAATTTGTGTTTTCTGTTCTCTGTTGTCTCAGTTTGTTGGTTGCAAAATCTCCCTTTGTTCTGATTTTTTCGTGGTTTATTACTTGGTTTGTTACTTGATTTCTTTGTGATTTCTTTCGTGATTTTACAtggtttgtggtttgttacTTGGTTTTAGCTCTTAGAATTGTTTCTACtgcaattgatttatgttttttttcatCTGCAATTGATTCATTTAAGTGATTGGTTTCCCATCGGGTACGAAACCAATACTTTAGTTGGTGTTACCAtgttttaacttaatttcacaACATACGTATGGATCGTAGTTGGATGAAAGCTAGTAGATTAAGTGCCGAGTTTGAACGGGGAGTGATTGAATTTATTCGATTTGCTGAAATCAATCTTCCATCTCCCGaaaataatgatgaaaaaaatCTTCCTCCTAAAAGTAATGAACATTTTCGATGTCCATGTGTTCTTTGTGGAAATAAAAAACTAGAAATTCATAAGATAAAAAGTATTGCTTCTGAGATGGAAGGAAAGACAGAAGAAGAAGTAGAAAGATATGCAGAAGTTTTCAGAGAGCGATACAAGGAGTTGAATGGTAAGTTGCCATGAACATGAAAATGTGAATATTTTGCAGTAGTAAAACTAATTTGTAGAATCCAGATGAGTATAGATATGTATTTTGAAGGAAGTTTTTGTGTGTGATAAAGTCAGTTTACTCGCTTCTTGGTGTACTATTGTGGTTATGAAATGTGAAGACTATGCAAATTATCCAAAATCCTTGCCCAATCCTAGTAGCTTTAGTTTGCTTGATTGATTGGCCAACAACTCTGATATGTTGAGATGGACTGTGTAGTGTTTATTGAGACAGCTACAATGCATCTacatatttccttttttatgTGTGTTGATTTACCaaccaaaacttgaaattcaCATATCTTAAAAAATATGGGTCTTCTGATTTATGTATTTTGCTTGATTGATGTAGATTATGAcagaattataaaaaacattgaAAGAGGTGAGTCAAGAATAGCTCGGAAAGATGAGATCATGAAAGCTATTGGGAAGAAGTTGGACCGCTACAAGAATCCTTGGCTAGAGTTGAAGATACAATATGGACAAAACAAAGGGAAATTATACAATGAAGAATGTGATCGATTCATGGTGtggattttatttaattttcatttttagtctATTCTTATTGAATTCATTTATCCCCAATTCATTATGTTGTCTGGTTTTTAACAGAAAattcttaatattattttattgtggCACAAAATTTTCAGATATGCATGACTCACAAACTTGGATATGGGAATTGGGATGAATTGAAGGCGGCATTTCGAATGTCACCCTTGTTTCGTTTTGATTGGTTTGTAAAGTCACGCACAACTCAGGAACTAACAAGGAGATGTGACACCCTCATTCGGCTGGTAGAGAAGGAAAATCAAGAATATGATGAAAGGGAGAGACAAGCTCGTAAAGAAAAGAAACTTGCCACTAAGGTTCTTTTGAATCCCTTTTTTTACCTAATGAATTTCTTGAATCATATTGAAATATACTGTTTTTAAGTTGAAGTTCTACAAACCTTTCAGAGTTCGACCCCATCAAAGCGCCCCTTGCCAAGACAGGCAGAGAGTCCATCTCTGAAGAAGCGGAAGCAATTAACGATGGATCACTATGTAAGCTCGGTAAGTTTGTTGCCAATGCATCATATATTCCATCATCATGATTACATACATGTTGCAAATCTAAACTGTTAGATTGAATGTCCGGTTTATTAACTACAGCaagtttatttattaatatttaacaATTTATGGACCTATCATGACAGTtcaaatcaattaaaaattattggtctattttttatacaaatccgATCTATACATTAGTCATACATTTTGCTTGTTTTCTTTCAAAGTAGAGAACCAGCCCTATAGCACCACATCTTTTTGAGTAAGCTCTTATTTAATCCTTTAGTTTTGATTTACTTCACTTGCTATTCATTCTTTCATCACCTCATTACAATGTTTTCTGCAGTTTCCTGCATTCTGCATTAGTCGGGCCGAACGTTAGTGTCTACGACCCATTCTGCATATATAAGTATTTGCCTATTTGCCTGATTAGTACTTCTGCATTCTGCATTAGCTGTGTAGTTTCCTAGCTGTGTAGGACCTCCTTCCACAATTAGAAATTCTTGACATTTCTCACAATTGTCTTCTTGGAACACTTCCTTCCCTGTTTCCTAGCTGCATTAGCTGTTGTAGTTTCCTAGCTGTGTTTTGTATTTGGAATTATAATGGCATCATTTTAATCCTAGCCTTCTCACTTCTCATATGCTTCATTCTTGATCATGTATATGTATTGTAGGTGTTCGATGATCCCACGTCATTAACCGAGGAGGAGATGTATGAATTGCGAAACAGCTGGgctacttgttttcttgacctgtacaatcccgaggtagattatgatgtttCCGATGATGAGGTTTAGGAGCTAGCTAGTTACAATGGATTCACATTAATTaggatgttttgaattgtaatgacttgtattttgcttgaatgttataacattttggattgttggtattttgcttgaattgtaagactttgtattttatttgaattgtaatgacttggttgaatgtaattgtattttggttgaatgttgaattgtaatgacttggttgaatgtaattgtattttggttgaattgtaatgctattttggttttttttaattacaaaataggatttaaaaatataaaaaaaaaaacgcaggattttgaagaaaaaaaaattaaataaagttactatttcacatctggtgacttggtcagatgtaaaaggtctaatttaattataaaaaaaaaaaaaattggtcagctgaaacacgagaacagaggtaaaaggggacacttttacatctggcgaatgtcagatgtaaaaagcgtaaacttactacttcttgtacgtctacctctgaccggggccagatgtaaaatggggttttggccagatgtaaaaagtgttttctgtactagtggGAACACCTAAAGGAGATGCAGGTGCCACTATCATAATACTTGAACTTCATAATACTTGTTTATCCTATATAAATGCCATTTCACCGTTCTTATACTTCTTTTTGTATCTGTAACTTCATCATAAAGCTGTGGCTTAGGATTCCATTGGGAAAGCCAGATGATGACTCTAAAACCCTTCAAACTCAGGTGAGTAAAAATGCAAACTGAGGTGGACATTGGTTCGTTAACTTGTTATTTTAATGATTAGTGA encodes:
- the LOC123921052 gene encoding uncharacterized protein LOC123921052, which encodes MNPYDFYYLEDFLKFSPFSPNHGNLNMVSSPRFRSSRIRPASAIVPIPENPSIAYHKEIYTVLFDPPSFLMVHSIYCHLWKKSKMEKKFLPLPPLRKSPQESSIHVQELLSDSIPEAEGEISSPSTSVLVSSTSIESAFSASEENEKLKNLDLLNQEAKVEEKLQKFKPQTSNHKLLSEISFSAIDRFVDVFIEQDLVSPRLESIEHSLAIIVEVLESRNSIFPVSAANHFEHLDLYGILDTVFDPGGVVTPLSVKLLYGAMIFVSPSTFGLLIVFVVEFSVEFIVLVFDPGGNRHRSQLKSLTTILTSEEKHTQVSDSESPSSFIDSELKLASELKFASQLNLASGIPSDTTSNFCIYHP
- the LOC123922942 gene encoding ISWI chromatin-remodeling complex ATPase CHR17-like translates to MDRSWMKASRLSAEFERGVIEFIRFAEINLPSPENNDEKNLPPKSNEHFRCPCVLCGNKKLEIHKIKSIASEMEGKTEEEVERYAEVFRERYKELNDYDRIIKNIERGESRIARKDEIMKAIGKKLDRYKNPWLELKIQYGQNKGKLYNEECDRFMICMTHKLGYGNWDELKAAFRMSPLFRFDWFVKSRTTQELTRRCDTLIRLVEKENQEYDERERQARKEKKLATKSSTPSKRPLPRQAESPSLKKRKQLTMDHYVSSVSLLPMHHIFHHHDYIHVANLNC